Proteins from one Belonocnema kinseyi isolate 2016_QV_RU_SX_M_011 chromosome 8, B_treatae_v1, whole genome shotgun sequence genomic window:
- the LOC117178911 gene encoding uncharacterized protein LOC117178911 isoform X7, producing MRKIILPQMVSILVFLVVMTSSFTKDCICEHCEATKVIGVDSPNGSLEDSHGDGNRTICARDRDYDDRSFPSICHMLCYNRCNRFGPQTIQKDNEDIKIWGIFRTRTT from the exons atgagaaaaataattctaCCTCAAATGGTTTCTATTTTAG TATTTCTAGTTGTTATGACATCTTCATTCACAAAAGATTGCATTTGTGAGCATTGTGAAGCGACCAAAGTGATCGGTGTTGATAGTCCTAATGGCTCTTTAGAAGATTCTCATGGAGACGGAAATCGAACAATTTGTGCCAGAGACCGCGATTATGATGATAGATCTTTCCCAAGCATATGCCACATGCTTTGCTACAATCGTTGTAATCGTTTCGGTCCTCAAACCATCCAAAAAGATAATGAGGATATCAAAATTTGGGGAATATTTAGGACGA
- the LOC117178911 gene encoding uncharacterized protein LOC117178911 isoform X5, with product MRKIILPQMVSILVFLVVMTSSFTKDCICEHCEATKVIGVDSPNGSLEDSHGDGNRTICARDRDYDDRSFPSICHMLCYNRCNRFGPQTIQKDNEDIKIWGIFRTNYYKLHDGECEE from the exons atgagaaaaataattctaCCTCAAATGGTTTCTATTTTAG TATTTCTAGTTGTTATGACATCTTCATTCACAAAAGATTGCATTTGTGAGCATTGTGAAGCGACCAAAGTGATCGGTGTTGATAGTCCTAATGGCTCTTTAGAAGATTCTCATGGAGACGGAAATCGAACAATTTGTGCCAGAGACCGCGATTATGATGATAGATCTTTCCCAAGCATATGCCACATGCTTTGCTACAATCGTTGTAATCGTTTCGGTCCTCAAACCATCCAAAAAGATAATGAGGATATCAAAATTTGGGGAATATTTAGGACGA ATTATTACAAATTACACGATGGAGAATGCGAAGAATAA
- the LOC117178911 gene encoding uncharacterized protein LOC117178911 isoform X3: protein MRKIILPQMVSILVFLVVMTSSFTKDCICEHCEATKVIGVDSPNGSLEDSHGDGNRTICARDRDYDDRSFPSICHMLCYNRCNRFGPQTIQKDNEDIKIWGIFRTTAILDPPSLNSKKLIVDS from the exons atgagaaaaataattctaCCTCAAATGGTTTCTATTTTAG TATTTCTAGTTGTTATGACATCTTCATTCACAAAAGATTGCATTTGTGAGCATTGTGAAGCGACCAAAGTGATCGGTGTTGATAGTCCTAATGGCTCTTTAGAAGATTCTCATGGAGACGGAAATCGAACAATTTGTGCCAGAGACCGCGATTATGATGATAGATCTTTCCCAAGCATATGCCACATGCTTTGCTACAATCGTTGTAATCGTTTCGGTCCTCAAACCATCCAAAAAGATAATGAGGATATCAAAATTTGGGGAATATTTAGGACGA ccgccatattggatccgccatctttgaattccaaaaaattaatagtagattcgtaa
- the LOC117178911 gene encoding uncharacterized protein LOC117178911 isoform X6, with protein MRKIILPQMVSILVFLVVMTSSFTKDCICEHCEATKVIGVDSPNGSLEDSHGDGNRTICARDRDYDDRSFPSICHMLCYNRCNRFGPQTIQKDNEDIKIWGIFRTNVLRI; from the exons atgagaaaaataattctaCCTCAAATGGTTTCTATTTTAG TATTTCTAGTTGTTATGACATCTTCATTCACAAAAGATTGCATTTGTGAGCATTGTGAAGCGACCAAAGTGATCGGTGTTGATAGTCCTAATGGCTCTTTAGAAGATTCTCATGGAGACGGAAATCGAACAATTTGTGCCAGAGACCGCGATTATGATGATAGATCTTTCCCAAGCATATGCCACATGCTTTGCTACAATCGTTGTAATCGTTTCGGTCCTCAAACCATCCAAAAAGATAATGAGGATATCAAAATTTGGGGAATATTTAGGACGA